Genomic segment of Dactylococcopsis salina PCC 8305:
CTTTAGAAGGGGATGCGACTTTAGATGAAACCTTAATTGAAGTTAAAATTGAAGCCGCCACCTGTATTGTTGCCGCTTTGAGTTCCGATGCGGAAAACCTTTACACCATTTTATCAGCAAAAACCCTCAACTCAAACATTCGCGCGATCGCCCGCGCCAACACCGAAGAAGCAGTACAAAAACTACAACGCGCTGGGGCTGATGCTGTGGTTTCCCCTCATATCACTGGCGCTAGACGACTCGCTGCGGCGGCTTTGCGTCCCCAAGTAATGGACTTTGTGGATGGGATTCTCGCCGGAACTGAAGGCTCTTTTTATATTGAAGAATTTCTCCTTGATCCCGCTCGATCGCCCTGTGTGGGACAAACCCTCAGTCAAGCTCGATTAAGAGCGCAATCTGGGGCGTTAGTGTTAGCCATTCGTCGCGCCAATGGGGTATTAATCGGCGGCCCCACCGCCAATGAAGTGTTGCAAGCGGGAGACTTACTATTTTGTATGGGAACAGCAGAACAACTACGGAGCATTAATCGCATTTTAGCCCCCACTCAGGGAGCGTCACCACGCCCCCCAAAAGAGAAATCATCTTAAGATTAATTGCGAGTTCTTTCAATATGTTCCATAATGCGTCTTTTTCTAGCATCCATATCATTAGAACTATTATCTTGATTGGAAATAAATTCTGTCGTTTGATTCAGGTGTTCAAAAATACGACGTTTACGATCTTGAGAAAAAGTAGCCATGATAATTGTTTTTTGCGCGATACAAGGTCACGCCAATTTTAACAACTTCCTCGCCTGATCGTTGAAGGACAACCATGTAGGTTGGGTGGAGTTTACGAAACCCAACACCAATCAGTGACCAGTGACCAGTGACCAGTGACCAGTTACCAGTTACCAGTTACCAGTG
This window contains:
- a CDS encoding potassium channel family protein is translated as MYSLDQNYRRLQQQLIGGGLTLAGVFLLGTLWYRLIEQWSWSEAAYMTVITLSTVGFSEVRPLPERSQLFTIGLIAAGLITIGYIVNRFTEAIIQGYFQKGIQLRQRKRLIDTLTNHYIVCGFGRMGRQICREFQSESIPFVVVDTSPEKVEIARNANYLALEGDATLDETLIEVKIEAATCIVAALSSDAENLYTILSAKTLNSNIRAIARANTEEAVQKLQRAGADAVVSPHITGARRLAAAALRPQVMDFVDGILAGTEGSFYIEEFLLDPARSPCVGQTLSQARLRAQSGALVLAIRRANGVLIGGPTANEVLQAGDLLFCMGTAEQLRSINRILAPTQGASPRPPKEKSS